A single Alphaproteobacteria bacterium DNA region contains:
- a CDS encoding LacI family DNA-binding transcriptional regulator: MTRPTKMKDIAQALGLSVATVSRALAGSSRISEATQARVREAAERDGYVVDLAARTMRSGTSSIVGLLLPDIENDFYSTAAKAIADCCRERGAQLVLAVTGDDADLELHHLRNLCSARALGIIMIPSIAPAAETYRLMRSVPLVQFVRESAKVESDWFGIDDAQAMRLAAEHLIGLGHRRIAYIGSTLAISTGRARLAGFRRTLEDAGIEPIDELLHSGSCDAEFGAAAMDKLLSLRQRPTAVVTAGARICVGAYDSVRAHGVDVPRDLSFVGFSDAPMLKWCGPGITTVAMPVRDLALATTDHLFRKVAEGKRKDEAFCKVMLRPTLVERRSTAPFVEPPQRRRAVPVDMIAAK; this comes from the coding sequence ATGACGCGGCCGACGAAAATGAAAGACATCGCACAGGCGCTGGGCCTGTCCGTGGCGACGGTGTCGCGCGCGCTGGCCGGTTCGTCGCGCATCAGCGAGGCCACGCAAGCGCGCGTGCGCGAAGCCGCGGAGCGCGACGGCTATGTCGTCGATCTCGCCGCGCGCACGATGCGCAGCGGAACGTCGTCGATCGTCGGATTGCTGCTGCCCGATATCGAGAACGATTTCTATTCGACCGCCGCCAAAGCGATCGCCGATTGCTGCCGCGAGCGCGGCGCGCAGCTCGTCCTTGCCGTTACCGGCGACGACGCGGATCTCGAGCTTCACCATTTGCGCAATCTTTGCTCGGCGCGCGCGCTCGGCATCATCATGATTCCGTCGATCGCGCCCGCGGCCGAAACCTATCGCTTGATGCGCAGCGTGCCGCTCGTCCAATTCGTGCGCGAAAGCGCCAAGGTCGAATCCGATTGGTTCGGCATCGACGATGCGCAAGCCATGCGTCTTGCGGCCGAACATCTGATCGGTCTCGGCCATCGGCGCATCGCCTATATCGGCTCGACGCTCGCCATTTCCACCGGCCGCGCGCGCCTCGCCGGGTTCCGCCGCACGCTGGAGGATGCCGGGATCGAACCGATCGACGAGTTGCTGCACTCGGGCAGTTGCGACGCGGAGTTCGGCGCCGCGGCGATGGACAAGCTGCTGTCTTTGCGCCAACGCCCGACCGCCGTCGTCACGGCGGGGGCGCGGATTTGCGTGGGCGCTTACGACAGCGTGCGCGCCCACGGCGTGGACGTGCCGCGCGATCTTTCCTTCGTCGGCTTCAGCGACGCGCCGATGCTGAAATGGTGCGGCCCCGGCATCACCACCGTCGCGATGCCGGTGCGCGATTTGGCGCTGGCCACCACCGACCATCTGTTCCGCAAAGTGGCGGAAGGCAAACGCAAGGACGAAGCGTTCTGCAAGGTCATGCTGCGTCCCACCTTGGTCGAACGCCGCTCGACCGCGCCCTTTGTGGAACCGCCCCAGCGCCGCCGCGCCGTGCCCGTCGATATGATCGCCGCGAAGTGA
- a CDS encoding HutD family protein, producing the protein MMRVLRRSDYRVVKWKNGLGETAEIAIHPATADLATFEWRLSMARVATGGPFSVFPAIDRHLAILSGDGIALTLGDQAPIKLTQDTPPLAFPGDVPASAELLGRPVTDLNAMARRGLGYTPSMTRLDLDGETTIDKTTRFLLIHCATGATDALGTGDTLIVENGPAILRGTAGLYVITF; encoded by the coding sequence GTGATGCGGGTTCTCCGGCGTTCGGATTATCGCGTCGTCAAATGGAAGAACGGCCTTGGCGAAACCGCCGAGATCGCGATCCATCCCGCCACCGCCGACCTCGCGACTTTCGAATGGCGTCTGAGCATGGCGCGTGTGGCCACCGGCGGACCGTTTTCCGTATTCCCTGCGATCGACCGCCATCTCGCGATTTTGTCGGGCGACGGCATCGCGCTCACGCTCGGCGACCAGGCGCCGATCAAATTGACGCAAGACACGCCGCCCCTTGCCTTTCCCGGCGACGTGCCCGCCTCGGCCGAATTGCTTGGGCGTCCGGTCACCGATCTCAACGCGATGGCGCGGCGGGGCTTGGGCTACACGCCGTCGATGACGCGGCTCGATCTCGACGGCGAAACCACGATCGATAAGACGACGCGGTTTCTGCTGATCCATTGCGCGACCGGCGCCACCGACGCGCTTGGCACGGGCGACACGTTGATCGTCGAAAATGGCCCGGCGATCCTTCGCGGGACCGCCGGGCTTTACGTCATCACGTTCTAA